In Bacillus toyonensis BCT-7112, a single window of DNA contains:
- the spoIVFA gene encoding stage IV sporulation protein SpoIVFA, with translation MKNRSVEEIKKRIAKRKAEQERMEEEQYFAGGNFDSEGVFIEEGEKEIHPLFRKEVFFFKVLLSAILVLSIAILYKNAPSSFDGAKAVTEKVMKEEFQFATVAKWYEKQFGKPLVFYSPNEKKEGTIQQKDYAIPASGKVMQGFQKNGQGVFVQTATNATVESVNEGLVVFAGKKEELGNTVQIQHADGTESWYANLNDMSVKLYDYVSKKQKIGTVSNDANNKNGKFYFAIKKNEKFVDPIQVISFD, from the coding sequence ATGAAGAATAGAAGTGTAGAAGAAATTAAAAAGCGGATTGCGAAAAGGAAGGCAGAGCAAGAAAGAATGGAGGAAGAGCAGTATTTTGCCGGGGGGAATTTTGATAGTGAAGGGGTATTTATTGAAGAGGGAGAAAAGGAAATTCATCCTTTGTTTCGAAAGGAAGTCTTTTTCTTCAAAGTTTTATTATCAGCAATCTTAGTTCTTTCAATTGCTATTTTGTATAAGAATGCGCCTTCTTCTTTCGATGGTGCTAAAGCTGTTACAGAAAAAGTGATGAAAGAGGAGTTTCAGTTTGCTACTGTAGCGAAATGGTATGAAAAACAGTTTGGAAAACCTCTCGTCTTCTATTCGCCTAACGAGAAAAAGGAAGGGACTATTCAGCAAAAAGACTATGCAATTCCTGCTTCAGGAAAGGTAATGCAAGGATTTCAAAAAAATGGCCAAGGTGTATTTGTCCAAACGGCTACAAATGCAACAGTTGAGTCAGTAAATGAAGGATTAGTTGTTTTTGCGGGTAAGAAAGAAGAACTTGGAAATACAGTTCAAATTCAACATGCAGATGGCACGGAGTCGTGGTATGCAAATTTAAATGATATGTCAGTAAAGTTATATGATTACGTTTCAAAGAAACAAAAAATTGGAACGGTGAGTAATGATGCGAATAATAAAAATGGGAAATTTTATTTCGCAATAAAAAAGAATGAAAAATTTGTTGATCCGATTCAGGTGATTTCATTTGATTAA
- the minD gene encoding septum site-determining protein MinD has translation MGEAIVITSGKGGVGKTTTSANIGTALALSGKKVCLIDTDIGLRNLDVVMGLENRIVFDLVDVVEGRCRLPQALIKDKRFDDLYLLPAAQTSDKSAVTPEQMDELIQVLRQDYDYILIDCPAGIEQGFKNAVAGADKAIVVTTPEVSSMRDADRIIGLLEKEDIEPPKLVINRVRSHMLHEQDMLDVDEIVRTLSIELLGVVEDDDEVIRATNTGEPVALQPSGKAALAYRNIARRLLGENVPLQAFEQEKVSVFTKMKNFFGIR, from the coding sequence GTGGGAGAGGCAATAGTAATTACATCTGGAAAGGGCGGAGTAGGTAAAACTACAACGTCTGCGAACATTGGTACAGCCCTAGCCTTATCTGGAAAGAAAGTGTGCTTAATTGACACAGATATTGGTCTTCGAAATTTAGACGTAGTAATGGGGCTGGAAAATCGTATTGTATTTGATCTTGTTGATGTCGTTGAAGGGCGTTGTCGTTTACCTCAGGCTCTTATTAAAGATAAACGTTTTGATGATCTTTATTTATTACCTGCAGCACAAACGAGTGATAAATCAGCGGTAACACCTGAACAAATGGATGAATTAATACAAGTATTACGTCAAGATTATGATTACATATTAATTGATTGTCCTGCGGGGATTGAGCAGGGATTTAAAAATGCGGTAGCTGGTGCGGATAAAGCAATCGTTGTTACGACGCCAGAAGTATCCTCAATGCGTGATGCAGATCGTATTATTGGGCTTTTAGAAAAAGAGGATATTGAACCACCGAAACTTGTTATTAACCGTGTGCGTAGTCATATGCTTCATGAACAGGATATGTTAGATGTTGATGAAATCGTACGTACATTATCAATCGAGCTTCTTGGTGTTGTTGAAGACGATGATGAAGTTATTCGTGCTACAAATACAGGTGAACCTGTAGCGTTGCAACCTAGTGGAAAAGCAGCGTTAGCTTATCGTAATATTGCAAGACGCTTGTTGGGTGAGAATGTACCATTACAAGCATTTGAACAAGAAAAGGTATCGGTATTTACAAAGATGAAAAACTTCTTTGGCATCCGTTAA
- the minC gene encoding septum site-determining protein MinC: protein MEEKKQQNVTIKGTKDGITLHLDDCCSFSELLKELDEKLSTHYYDGDGRSLIEVHVKVGNRYLTEVHQEELRTLIRNKKNLVVDSIESDVITKSEAIAWKEETEIVPISKIVRSGQVLHVKGNLLLIGDVNPGGTVIAGGNIFVVGSLRGIAHAGYYGDSEAVIAASVMNPMQLRISDVAMRAPEEKEDGAETAECAYINEDNHIVVDRLQLLTHLRPNLTKLERGIV, encoded by the coding sequence GTGGAAGAAAAAAAGCAACAAAATGTAACGATAAAAGGGACAAAAGACGGGATAACGCTTCATTTAGATGACTGCTGTTCATTCTCTGAATTACTGAAAGAATTGGACGAAAAACTATCTACACATTACTATGATGGCGATGGGCGTTCTTTAATTGAAGTGCATGTGAAAGTGGGAAATCGTTATTTAACAGAAGTCCACCAAGAAGAGCTTCGTACGTTAATTCGTAATAAAAAGAATCTTGTTGTGGATTCAATTGAAAGTGATGTTATAACTAAATCGGAAGCAATAGCATGGAAAGAAGAAACAGAGATTGTCCCTATTTCCAAAATTGTTCGCTCTGGACAAGTTTTACATGTAAAAGGAAATTTATTGTTAATTGGAGATGTTAATCCAGGCGGAACGGTTATCGCTGGGGGGAATATTTTTGTCGTAGGATCATTAAGAGGGATTGCACATGCTGGGTATTATGGGGATTCAGAGGCTGTAATTGCTGCATCTGTTATGAACCCGATGCAACTTCGAATTAGTGATGTGGCAATGCGGGCTCCGGAAGAGAAAGAAGACGGAGCGGAGACGGCAGAATGTGCGTATATTAATGAGGACAATCACATTGTTGTCGATCGCCTGCAACTTCTCACTCATCTTAGACCTAATTTAACAAAGTTAGAAAGGGGAATTGTATAG
- the mreD gene encoding rod shape-determining protein MreD produces the protein MMKILKRAALPLLLLFVFLFENMFATIVPTEVFWKDSIAAPHFFIIVLCFVTVYYGPVQGIYYGLLFGFLFDTVYTELVGIYIFAYPILAYLVYSVMKVLQLNLFIVVSIVLASIVALEYYVYGFLTLLGRTHMSAYVFFTDRLLSTLLLNGIFILIVCFPLRRYLVRLSRAMEEKEKRIF, from the coding sequence ATGATGAAGATTTTAAAAAGAGCAGCTCTTCCTCTTTTGCTCCTTTTTGTTTTTCTGTTTGAAAATATGTTTGCTACTATTGTTCCAACAGAAGTTTTTTGGAAAGACAGTATAGCAGCGCCGCATTTCTTTATCATTGTGTTATGTTTTGTTACTGTGTACTATGGTCCGGTCCAAGGGATTTATTACGGGCTATTATTTGGTTTCTTATTTGATACCGTATACACAGAACTTGTCGGTATATATATATTTGCTTATCCGATTTTAGCTTATTTAGTTTATAGTGTGATGAAGGTACTACAATTGAATTTATTCATTGTTGTGTCTATCGTATTAGCTAGCATTGTAGCATTAGAATATTATGTGTATGGATTTTTAACTTTGTTAGGACGTACTCATATGTCGGCGTATGTCTTTTTCACGGATCGTCTCCTTTCTACTTTATTGCTGAATGGAATTTTCATATTGATAGTTTGTTTCCCACTGAGACGATATTTAGTGCGTCTTTCAAGAGCGATGGAAGAAAAAGAAAAAAGGATTTTCTAA
- the mreC gene encoding rod shape-determining protein MreC, translating to MPQFFLNKRLIVLLVSIILLVALIGISLKERNSLTWPEQFVKDTVGVVERVFQKPAKYVAGFFENVEDVKRTYEENKELKAKIDNYASLSVKVKQLEEDNNKLRQLTEKKELPSDFSEIPATVVSRNPDKWYDLIGIDKGAQQGIKKDMAVMTSKGLVGRVKSVSQFTASVELLSSMSRTNRVSAVVHGNENIFGLIEGYDKEKKLLLFTKIGSDAPVAKGQMVVTSGLGGEIFPKGLEIGEIVDVQPDAYGLTKTAYVKPAADLNDVEHIIVAKRDMKSAPLE from the coding sequence GTGCCACAGTTTTTCTTAAACAAAAGATTAATTGTTTTGTTAGTTAGTATTATTCTTCTCGTGGCATTGATTGGAATCTCATTGAAAGAACGGAACAGTTTAACATGGCCAGAGCAGTTTGTTAAAGACACTGTCGGTGTTGTAGAACGTGTATTCCAAAAGCCAGCGAAATATGTAGCTGGATTCTTTGAAAATGTAGAGGATGTAAAGCGCACGTATGAAGAGAATAAAGAATTAAAAGCAAAAATAGATAACTATGCGAGTTTATCAGTTAAAGTGAAGCAATTAGAGGAAGACAACAATAAATTAAGACAGCTAACTGAAAAAAAAGAGTTGCCGAGCGATTTTTCTGAAATTCCAGCTACTGTTGTTTCTCGCAATCCAGATAAATGGTACGATTTAATTGGAATTGATAAAGGAGCACAGCAAGGGATTAAAAAGGATATGGCTGTTATGACTTCAAAAGGTTTAGTTGGACGCGTGAAAAGTGTATCTCAATTTACAGCATCAGTAGAGTTGTTAAGTTCTATGAGTCGAACAAATCGTGTTTCTGCTGTTGTACATGGAAATGAAAATATCTTCGGTTTAATCGAAGGTTATGACAAAGAAAAAAAATTGTTACTTTTCACAAAGATTGGCTCTGATGCACCAGTAGCTAAAGGTCAAATGGTTGTAACGTCTGGACTTGGTGGGGAGATTTTCCCGAAAGGTCTTGAGATTGGGGAAATCGTTGATGTTCAACCAGATGCATACGGTTTAACAAAAACAGCTTATGTAAAACCTGCCGCTGATTTAAATGACGTAGAGCATATTATAGTAGCTAAACGTGATATGAAATCAGCGCCATTAGAATAG
- the mreB gene encoding cell shape-determining protein MreB produces MFGFGGFTRDLGIDLGTANTLVYVKGKGVVLREPSVVALQTDTKQIVAVGSDAKQMIGRTPGNVVALRPMKDGVIADYETTATMMKYYIQQAQKSNGFFSRKPYVMVCVPSGITAVERRAVIDATRQAGARDAYPIEEPFAAAIGANLPVWEPTGSMVVDIGGGTTEVAIISLGGIVTSQSVRVAGDDMDDSIIQYIKKSYNLMIGERTAEALKLEIGSAGEPEGIEPMEIRGRDLVSGLPKTVLIQPEEIADALKDTVDAIVESVKNTLEKTPPELAADIMDRGIVLTGGGALLRNLDKVISEETNMPVLVAEDPLDCVAIGTGKALDNIDLFKTAAR; encoded by the coding sequence ATGTTTGGATTTGGTGGCTTTACTCGCGATCTTGGAATAGATTTAGGAACTGCGAACACGCTTGTATATGTAAAAGGAAAAGGTGTAGTTTTACGTGAACCTTCAGTAGTAGCATTACAAACTGATACGAAACAAATCGTTGCTGTAGGTAGCGATGCAAAACAGATGATTGGTCGTACACCAGGAAACGTAGTAGCACTTCGTCCGATGAAAGACGGTGTAATTGCTGATTACGAAACAACAGCAACAATGATGAAATATTACATTCAACAAGCTCAAAAATCAAACGGCTTCTTCTCACGTAAACCGTATGTAATGGTATGTGTACCGTCTGGTATTACAGCTGTTGAAAGACGTGCAGTAATTGATGCGACTCGTCAAGCGGGTGCTCGTGATGCATATCCAATCGAAGAACCATTTGCAGCAGCAATTGGTGCGAACTTACCTGTTTGGGAACCAACTGGTAGTATGGTTGTTGATATCGGTGGTGGTACAACAGAAGTTGCAATCATCTCATTAGGTGGTATCGTAACAAGTCAATCAGTTCGTGTTGCTGGTGATGATATGGATGATTCAATCATTCAGTACATTAAGAAAAGCTATAACTTAATGATTGGTGAAAGAACAGCAGAGGCATTAAAATTAGAAATCGGTTCTGCAGGCGAGCCAGAAGGTATCGAGCCTATGGAAATTCGTGGTCGTGATTTAGTAAGTGGTTTACCAAAAACAGTACTAATTCAACCAGAAGAAATTGCGGATGCATTAAAAGATACAGTAGATGCAATTGTAGAATCAGTTAAAAATACGTTGGAAAAAACTCCACCTGAATTAGCGGCAGATATTATGGACCGCGGTATTGTATTAACAGGCGGTGGTGCATTACTACGTAACTTAGATAAAGTGATTAGTGAAGAAACAAATATGCCAGTTCTTGTTGCAGAAGATCCATTAGATTGCGTAGCAATTGGAACAGGAAAAGCATTAGATAATATCGATCTTTTCAAAACGGCTGCTCGATAA
- the radC gene encoding DNA repair protein RadC — protein MNGIRDVVREEQPRERLLLEGTGSLSNRELLAVLLRTGSKEETVLKLSDKILHHFDGLRMLKDATLEELISIHGVGIAKASQLMAAFELGRRMVRLEYQNRYSIRSPEDCAKYMMEELRFLQQEHFVCLYLNTKNQVIHRQTIFIGSLNTSIVHPREVFKEAFRRAAASIICLHNHPSGDPTPSREDIEVTKRLVECGQIIGIEVLDHIIIGDHKFVSLKEKGHI, from the coding sequence ATGAACGGTATTCGTGATGTTGTCAGAGAAGAACAGCCACGGGAGCGTTTATTATTAGAAGGAACAGGGAGTTTATCAAATCGGGAGCTTCTTGCAGTGTTACTCAGAACAGGTTCTAAAGAAGAGACAGTTTTAAAGTTGTCAGATAAAATTTTACATCACTTTGATGGTTTACGTATGTTGAAAGATGCAACGTTAGAAGAATTAATTAGTATTCATGGTGTTGGGATTGCAAAGGCATCTCAGCTTATGGCTGCTTTTGAACTAGGTAGAAGAATGGTACGTTTAGAGTATCAAAATCGATATAGCATTCGAAGCCCAGAAGATTGTGCGAAATACATGATGGAAGAACTGCGCTTTTTACAACAAGAGCATTTTGTTTGTTTATATTTAAATACAAAAAATCAAGTTATACATAGGCAAACGATATTCATTGGAAGTCTAAACACGTCAATTGTACACCCAAGAGAAGTCTTTAAAGAAGCGTTCCGCCGTGCAGCAGCCTCTATCATATGTCTTCATAACCATCCCTCAGGAGATCCTACGCCGAGCCGAGAAGATATTGAAGTAACAAAACGTTTAGTAGAATGCGGCCAGATTATTGGAATTGAAGTGCTTGATCATATTATAATAGGTGACCATAAATTCGTGAGTTTAAAGGAAAAAGGTCATATTTAA
- a CDS encoding Maf family protein, which translates to MRKIILASGSPRRKELLELASVPFEIVVSEVEETIGAYSSPPDIVMSLALQKASAVAENNSDHIVLGADTIVTYESRILGKPSNEVEAKEMLQLLSGKTHEVYTGVAIISKEKTVTFYERTEVTFWELTEEEIDVYVASKEPLDKAGSYGIQGKGSIFVQHIQGDYYSVVGLPIARLVRELKQFDIDVTHA; encoded by the coding sequence ATGAGAAAAATTATTTTAGCTTCAGGATCACCTCGGAGGAAGGAATTGCTGGAGTTAGCTAGCGTACCATTTGAAATCGTTGTAAGTGAAGTAGAAGAAACGATTGGTGCGTATTCATCACCTCCTGATATTGTTATGTCCCTTGCCTTGCAAAAAGCATCTGCGGTAGCAGAAAATAATAGTGATCACATTGTGTTAGGTGCAGACACAATCGTTACATATGAGTCGCGTATTCTTGGAAAGCCTTCTAATGAGGTTGAGGCGAAAGAAATGTTACAATTATTATCAGGAAAAACACATGAAGTATATACAGGTGTGGCAATTATATCGAAAGAAAAAACGGTCACTTTTTATGAGCGTACAGAAGTTACGTTTTGGGAATTAACAGAAGAGGAAATTGACGTATATGTTGCATCGAAAGAACCTCTTGATAAAGCAGGAAGTTATGGTATTCAAGGAAAAGGGTCTATTTTTGTTCAACATATTCAAGGAGATTACTACAGTGTAGTCGGCTTACCAATTGCACGTCTTGTCCGGGAATTAAAACAATTTGATATTGATGTAACCCATGCGTAA
- a CDS encoding bifunctional folylpolyglutamate synthase/dihydrofolate synthase: MIHTYEEAIGWIHSRLKFGIKPGLERMSWMLEELGNPERHIKCVHLAGTNGKGSTLTYMRYMLEGAKYKVGTFTSPYIETFNERISVNGTPIADEEIAELVNMVKPVVEKLDETDLGEATEFEIITVMAICYFGKINFCDVVLFETGLGGRFDSTNVIHPILTIITNIGHDHMHILGDTLGEIAYEKAGIIKSGVPVITGVQDDEALQVIQKVAKENHANLYELGKHFTALHKQSNEDGERFDFVCPFASFEDVRMSMKGVHQVGNASLALMAIMYLKTYVSFLIEEEEIRAGLHEAYWIGRFEKLKSNPDIIIDGAHNPEGIESLVKTVEAHYKDKNIIVLFTALGDKQLHNMVGQLETIADEIIFTTFAFDRAISADKLAAHSQKKSKIVFEDWKEAIDTKVEMIGGNDVFIITGSLYFISEVRKYIREKN, translated from the coding sequence GTGATACATACATACGAAGAAGCGATAGGGTGGATTCATAGTCGATTGAAGTTTGGTATTAAACCAGGATTAGAAAGAATGAGCTGGATGCTAGAAGAACTCGGAAATCCAGAGCGTCATATAAAATGTGTTCATCTTGCTGGTACAAATGGAAAAGGTTCAACTTTAACGTATATGCGCTACATGCTAGAAGGCGCAAAATATAAGGTTGGAACATTTACCTCTCCTTACATTGAAACATTTAATGAGCGTATTAGTGTGAACGGAACACCAATTGCAGATGAAGAGATTGCGGAACTTGTAAACATGGTAAAGCCAGTCGTTGAAAAACTAGACGAGACGGATTTAGGGGAAGCGACTGAGTTTGAGATTATTACTGTTATGGCAATTTGTTATTTCGGTAAAATCAATTTCTGTGATGTTGTTTTATTTGAAACAGGGCTTGGAGGGCGCTTTGACTCTACGAATGTGATTCATCCTATTCTCACAATTATTACAAATATCGGCCACGATCATATGCATATTTTAGGGGATACACTAGGAGAAATTGCGTATGAGAAGGCAGGAATTATTAAGTCGGGTGTTCCGGTTATTACAGGCGTGCAAGATGATGAAGCATTGCAGGTCATTCAAAAGGTTGCAAAGGAAAATCATGCAAACTTATATGAACTGGGCAAACATTTTACAGCGTTACATAAACAGTCTAACGAAGATGGGGAACGTTTTGATTTTGTTTGTCCTTTCGCATCTTTTGAAGATGTTCGAATGTCAATGAAAGGTGTTCACCAAGTAGGAAATGCCTCACTAGCACTTATGGCAATTATGTATTTAAAAACATATGTATCATTTTTAATTGAGGAAGAGGAAATAAGAGCTGGATTACATGAAGCGTATTGGATTGGCCGATTTGAAAAGCTGAAAAGTAATCCTGATATTATAATAGATGGTGCTCATAATCCAGAAGGTATTGAGAGTCTTGTAAAAACAGTAGAGGCACATTATAAAGATAAAAATATAATAGTTTTATTTACTGCGCTTGGTGATAAACAGTTGCATAACATGGTAGGTCAATTAGAAACAATTGCCGATGAAATTATTTTTACAACATTCGCCTTTGATCGTGCCATTTCCGCTGACAAACTTGCAGCGCATTCGCAAAAAAAATCAAAAATAGTCTTTGAAGATTGGAAAGAGGCAATTGATACAAAGGTTGAAATGATAGGGGGAAATGATGTCTTTATCATAACGGGTTCTCTATATTTCATTTCTGAAGTTAGAAAATATATTCGCGAGAAAAACTAG
- a CDS encoding valine--tRNA ligase → MSNTEKNLPTKYDHMSVEEGLYQWWLEGKYFEATGDEKKQPYTIVIPPPNVTGKLHLGHAWDTTLQDILTRTKRMQGYDVLWLPGMDHAGIATQAKVEGKLREEGISRYDLGREKFLEKAWEWKEEYASHIRQQWGKVGLGLDYSRERFTLDEGLSDAVNKVFVQLYEKGLIYRGEYIINWDPATRTALSDIEVIHKEVQGAFYHMNYPLTDGSGHIRLATTRPETMLGDTAVAVHPEDDRYKHLIGKTVTLPIVGREIPIIADEYVEKDFGTGVVKITPAHDPNDFEVGNRHDLPRILVMNEDGTMNEKAGKYNGMDRFECRKALVKDLQEADVLVEIEPHMHSVGHSERSGAVVEPYLSTQWFVKMAPLAEKAVALQQKEEEKVTFVPERFENTYLRWMENIHDWCISRQLWWGHRIPAWYHKETGEVYVGTEAPADIENWNQDNDVLDTWFSSALWPFSTLGWPNEEAVDFKKFYSTDALVTGYDIIFFWVSRMIFQGLEFTGERPFKDVLIHGLVRDEQGRKMSKSLGNGIDPMDVIEKYGADAMRYFLSTGSAPGQDLRFSMEKVESTWNFINKIWNASRFVLMNMDDMKYEEIDLTGEKSVADKWILTRLNETIESVTRNMDKYEFGEAGRSLYNFIWDDFCDWYIEMAKLPLYGEDEAAKKTTRSILAYVLDQTMRLLHPFMPFVTEKIWQHLPHEGESITVAAWPTVREDLQDKEAAAEMHLLVDIIRSVRNIRAEVNTPMSKKVQMQIKAKDEAILAQLTKNSSYIERFCNPSELTIQTNLQAPEKAMTAIVSGAELFLPLADLINLDEERARLEKELEKFDKEVERVQKKLSNQGFVAKAPAAVIDGERAKEQDYLEKREAVRQRLADLEK, encoded by the coding sequence ATGTCAAACACGGAAAAGAATTTACCAACTAAATATGATCATATGTCCGTTGAAGAAGGCCTTTATCAATGGTGGCTTGAAGGCAAATATTTCGAAGCAACAGGAGACGAGAAGAAACAACCGTATACAATTGTAATTCCACCTCCGAACGTAACTGGTAAGTTACACTTAGGTCATGCTTGGGATACAACTCTTCAAGATATTTTAACTCGTACGAAGCGTATGCAAGGATACGATGTATTATGGCTTCCAGGAATGGACCATGCGGGTATCGCAACACAAGCGAAAGTAGAAGGAAAACTTCGTGAAGAAGGTATTTCACGTTACGATCTTGGCCGTGAGAAATTCCTTGAAAAAGCTTGGGAGTGGAAAGAAGAGTACGCTTCTCACATTCGTCAACAATGGGGGAAAGTTGGTTTAGGACTAGACTATTCTCGTGAACGTTTCACATTAGACGAAGGTTTATCTGATGCAGTTAATAAAGTATTCGTTCAATTATACGAAAAAGGCTTAATTTACCGCGGTGAATATATTATCAACTGGGACCCAGCAACACGTACAGCTCTTTCTGATATCGAAGTAATTCATAAAGAGGTTCAAGGTGCATTCTACCATATGAACTATCCATTAACAGATGGTTCTGGTCACATTCGTCTTGCAACTACTCGTCCAGAAACGATGCTTGGTGATACAGCTGTAGCAGTTCATCCAGAAGACGATCGTTACAAACATTTAATCGGAAAAACAGTTACCCTTCCAATCGTAGGCCGTGAGATTCCGATTATTGCCGATGAGTACGTAGAAAAAGACTTTGGAACAGGCGTTGTAAAAATTACACCAGCTCATGACCCGAATGACTTTGAAGTAGGTAACCGTCATGACTTACCACGCATCTTAGTAATGAACGAAGATGGAACGATGAACGAAAAAGCTGGTAAGTATAACGGTATGGACCGTTTCGAATGCCGTAAAGCGTTAGTGAAAGACTTACAAGAAGCGGACGTATTAGTAGAAATTGAGCCTCATATGCATTCAGTAGGTCATAGTGAGCGTAGCGGTGCAGTTGTTGAGCCTTATTTATCAACACAATGGTTCGTAAAAATGGCTCCACTTGCAGAAAAAGCAGTAGCACTTCAACAAAAAGAAGAAGAAAAAGTAACGTTCGTACCAGAGCGTTTTGAAAACACATACTTACGCTGGATGGAAAACATTCATGACTGGTGTATTTCTCGTCAATTATGGTGGGGACACCGCATTCCAGCTTGGTATCATAAAGAAACTGGTGAAGTATACGTAGGTACTGAAGCGCCAGCGGATATTGAAAACTGGAATCAAGATAACGACGTACTTGATACATGGTTTAGCTCAGCGTTATGGCCGTTCTCAACACTTGGTTGGCCAAATGAAGAGGCAGTAGACTTTAAAAAGTTCTATTCAACAGATGCTTTAGTAACTGGTTATGACATCATCTTCTTCTGGGTATCTCGTATGATTTTCCAAGGTTTAGAGTTTACAGGAGAGCGTCCATTTAAAGATGTATTAATTCACGGTTTAGTTCGTGATGAACAGGGACGTAAAATGAGTAAATCTCTTGGTAACGGTATCGACCCGATGGATGTTATCGAGAAATACGGTGCAGATGCAATGCGTTACTTCTTATCAACAGGAAGTGCACCAGGCCAAGATTTACGTTTCAGCATGGAAAAAGTAGAATCTACTTGGAACTTCATTAATAAAATTTGGAACGCATCACGTTTCGTATTAATGAACATGGATGATATGAAGTATGAAGAAATCGATTTAACTGGTGAAAAATCAGTTGCAGATAAGTGGATTTTAACTCGCTTAAACGAAACGATCGAAAGTGTAACACGTAACATGGATAAATATGAGTTCGGTGAAGCTGGTCGTTCATTATACAACTTCATTTGGGATGATTTCTGTGACTGGTACATTGAGATGGCGAAACTTCCACTATACGGTGAAGATGAAGCAGCTAAGAAAACAACTCGTTCTATTTTAGCTTACGTATTAGACCAAACGATGCGTCTATTACACCCATTCATGCCGTTCGTAACAGAGAAGATTTGGCAACATTTACCGCATGAAGGCGAGTCTATTACAGTAGCGGCTTGGCCAACAGTTCGCGAAGATTTACAAGATAAAGAAGCGGCAGCAGAAATGCACCTTCTAGTTGATATCATTCGCTCTGTTCGTAACATCCGTGCAGAAGTAAATACGCCAATGAGCAAAAAAGTTCAAATGCAAATTAAAGCAAAAGATGAGGCTATCCTTGCTCAACTTACGAAAAACAGCTCTTACATTGAGCGTTTCTGTAACCCAAGTGAATTAACAATTCAAACGAATTTACAAGCGCCAGAAAAAGCGATGACTGCAATCGTATCAGGTGCAGAGTTATTCTTACCGTTAGCTGATCTTATCAACCTTGACGAAGAGAGAGCACGTCTTGAAAAAGAACTTGAGAAGTTCGATAAAGAGGTAGAACGTGTACAGAAGAAACTTTCAAACCAAGGCTTCGTAGCGAAAGCTCCTGCGGCAGTTATTGACGGAGAGCGTGCGAAAGAGCAAGATTACCTAGAAAAACGCGAAGCAGTTCGCCAACGTCTAGCAGATCTTGAGAAATAA